In Arthrobacter alpinus, a single window of DNA contains:
- a CDS encoding RidA family protein, whose amino-acid sequence MENLAAVLAAHGLDFSHVVKATVHLQDPARDFAGFNAAYEEFVQAPYPARTTVGSFLGDFLVEIDAVAVIPA is encoded by the coding sequence CCTGGCGGCCGTGCTCGCCGCTCACGGTTTGGACTTCTCGCACGTGGTCAAGGCAACCGTTCACCTCCAGGATCCGGCACGAGATTTTGCCGGATTCAACGCCGCCTACGAGGAATTTGTTCAGGCACCCTACCCGGCGCGAACCACGGTGGGCTCATTTCTGGGTGACTTCCTCGTGGAGATTGACGCCGTAGCAGTGATTCCAGCCTGA